The proteins below come from a single Lasioglossum baleicum chromosome 20, iyLasBale1, whole genome shotgun sequence genomic window:
- the LOC143218883 gene encoding uncharacterized protein LOC143218883, with product MPLKSGVFEKTRPISNVNNAGEIREKYNLLSGSENQKLNVTNACYFASDRILEGDRTMPLKSGVFEKTRPISNVNNAGEIREKYNLLSELDFQDRELLNRRLSVSYVSPLIERGIRLHGVEKVLHKGKFVWMLVQERRPNEGHQPGLLGAGQQPEGLALLPWIRKDMGGFQYNPLINYHVESDIGRMERVCVFCNALKWKGETVGMCCSSGKVRLPLIQSPPEPLNSLLTGDRPESRHFFKKVHSYNSAFQMTSFGANVISEGNFMPTFKVQGQVYHLIGSLLPSENEIQPKFLQLYFIADYLSQAEQRAGNFTNMNIALLRELQEMLHNSNSYVQSFKSAVDTLPAGAIPDLQLVIQADRRPRGEHRGRYNEPTTNEVAVLLVNQECSCRDIIISGRGGELRRISETHCSYDALQYPLMFARGEDGYNFLIFQVDPTTGEENDRKKTSALQFYAYRMMIRQNEFNPLIYYRQLTNQFWVDMYAKIETERLTYLRTNQTSLRMESYIHLRDALGTDEDPQNMGQLVILPSTFTGGPRYMHQRTQDAFCYVRKYGRPDLFITFTTNPRWGEIVRELLPGQGPQDRHDVVSRVFNLKLKVLINLLTKNQLFGAASCYMYSVEWQKRGLPHAHILFWLREKIRPAQIDDVIRAEFPDPAQDPELYSVVKNHMVHGPCGFLNLLSPCMREGRCSKKYPRAFVRETITGDDGYPIYKYGGRDIIVDNSWVVPYSPVLSRTLKAHINVEFCSSVQSIKYICKYVNKGSDQATFGVRNNRDEITTYQSGRYISTSEAVWRILSFHIHERFPPVIRLDIHLENGQRVYFQPENLQERLENPKNTTLLAFFKVCTKDAFASTLLYEEVPSYYTFNRQRGEFCRRKQGTPVEGHPGVKKEHVIGRVFTIHPNNTECFHLRMLLYNIRGPTSFASLKTINGVVQPTYQAACRSLGLLEDDEQWHQTLTEAAVSDSPKKLRELFAIILIFCSPSDPLELWHQFKRSLCEDVFRDWRRRSIDTSSHDVEEQCYDRGLALLEEAVQSNGGQPLSHYSMPSPQNLSIEPNLQYYREANHDPVELASDLTRENQLTVDQKTIFNFVCDSVDNSRGKIIFLYAPGGTGKSFLIRVLLAKVRSSGKIALAVASSGIAATLLPGGRTAHSTFKIPIDLDRSETPICNISRNSDLAKVIQDCHLIVWDECTMANKKAIEAVDRTIRDIRSTNTVMGSITTLFSGDFRQILPVVYRGTRADEVNACLKQSTLWPAIEKVTLTTNMRVQLGGSEESASFSSLLLRIGDGTIGSDDNVTLSPLSAL from the exons ATGCCGCTAAAGTCAGGTGTGTTCGAGAAAACGAGACCGATCTCGAACGTCAACAACGCCGGAGAGATACGAGAGAAATACAATCTACTCTCAGGTTCCGAGAATCAGAAACTCAACGTAACGAACGCATGCTATTTCGCAAGCGACCGAATCTTGGAAGGAGATCGCACAATGCCGCTAAAGTCAGGTGTGTTCGAGAAAACGAGACCGATCTCGAACGTCAACAACGCCGGAGAGATACGAGAGAAATACAATCTACTCTCAG AGCTCGACTTTCAAGATCGCGAGCTACTGAATCGGAGGCTGAGCGTGAGCTACGTTTCACCTCTGATAGAGCGCGGCATTCGGCTTCACGGAGTAGAGAAAGTTCTACACAAAGGGAAGTTCGTCTGGA TGTTGGTGCAAGAAAGAAGACCAAATGAAGGACACCAACCTGGTCTATTGGGCGCTGGACAACAACCGGAGGGACTTGCTCTGCTGCCGTggataagaaaagacatgggtggATTTCAATATAAtccattaattaattatcacgTGGAGTCTGATATTGGACGAATGGAACGCGTGTGTGTCTTTTGCAATGCTTTGAAGTGGAAGGGAGAGACTGTTGGAATGTGTTGTAGTTCTGGCAAGGTCAGATTGCCCCTAATTCAGTCGCCTCCAGAGCCACTTAATTCTTTATTGACCGGTGATAGGCCTGAATCGCGTCATTTCTTCAAAAAAGTACATTCATATAACTCTGCATTTCAAATGACCTCATTTGGAGCAAATGTTATATCCGAGGGTAACTTCATGCCTACTTTTAAAGTCCAAGGGCAAGTTTATCATTTAATCGGCTCCCTCTTGCCTTccgaaaatgaaattcaaccGAAATTTCTGCAATTGTACTTCATTGCAGATTATCTCTCTCAGGCTGAGCAACGAGCAGGTAATTTTACCAATATGAACATTGCCTTGCTCAGGGAACTTCAAGAAATGCTACACAACAGCAATTCTTATGTTCAGAGTTTTAAGTCCGCCGTTGATACCCTCCCTGCCGGAGCAATTCCGGATTTGCAATTAGTTATTCAAGCTGATAGACGTCCTCGGGGGGAACACAGGGGTCGGTATAACGAACCCACTACTAACGAGGTAGCGGTGTTGCTGGTCAACCAGGAGTGTAGCTGTCGTGATATTATCATCAGTGGCAGGGGTGGTGAGCTGAGGAGAATATCAGAGACCCACTGCTCCTATGACGCTCTCCAGTACCCTCTTATGTTTGCCAGAGGGGAGGACGGCTACAACTTCTTGATTTTCCAAGTTGACCCCACCACTGGCGAGGAAAACGACCGCAAGAAAACATCGGCCCTCCAATTTTATGCGTATAGGATGATGATCCGTCAAAATGAGTTTAATCCCCTAATCTATTATAGGCAACTCACTAATCAGTTTTGGGTAGATATGTATGCCAAGATAGAGACCGAGCGACTGACGTATCTTAGAACTAATCAGACAAGCCTGAGAATGGAAAGTTATATTCACCTCCGAGATGCCTTGGGCACGGATGAGGACCCGCAAAATATGGGCCAGTTGGTAATCTTGCCTTCTACCTTCACAGGAGGCCCTAGGTACATGCACCAACGTACCCAGGACGCCTTCTGCTACGTGCGCAAATACGGGAGACCTGATCTATTTATTACTTTTACTACCAATCCACGGTGGGGTGAAATAGTAAGGGAACTTCTGCCAGGTCAAGGCCCCCAAGATCGACATGATGTAGTATCTCGGGTCTTTAACCTGAAACTCAAAGTCCTGATTAATTTACTAACAAAAAATCAGTTATTTGGAGCTGCTTCCTGCTACATGTACTCGGTTGAGTGGCAGAAGAGAGGCCTCCCCCATGCCCACATTCTTTTCTGGCTGAGAGAAAAGATCAGGCCAGCTCAGATCGATGACGTGATCCGAGCTGAGTTTCCCGACCCTGCACAGGACCCAGAACTCTACAGTGTTGTTAAAAACCACATGGTTCATGGGCCCTGTGGTTTTCTCAACTTGCTGTCACCGTGTATGAGAGAAGGTCGGTGTAGCAAGAAGTATCCCAGAGCATTCGTGAGGGAAACCATCACTGGAGATGATGGCTATCCTATCTACAA GTACGGTGGCCGTGATATTATCGTAGACAATTCCTGGGTAGTTCCCTATTCCCCTGTCCTTTCGAGAACTTTAAAAGcccatattaatgtagagttttGTAGCAGCGTCCAGTCCATAAAATACATTTGCAAATATGTGAACAAAGGTAGTGACCAGGCTACCTTTGGTGTTAGGAACAATAGGGACGAGATCACGACTTATCAGAGCGGAAGATACATTAGCACCTCCGAGGCTGTGTGGCGTATTCTCTCATTTCACATCCATGAGAGATTTCCTCCAGTGATCCGCTTGGATATTCACTTGGAGAATGGCCAGAGGGTTTACTTCCAGCCTGAAAACCTTCAGGAAAGGCTGGAAAACCCTAAAAACACCACATTGCTGGCCTTCTTTAAGGTGTGTACAAAGGACGCCTTTGCCAGTACACTCCTGTACGAGGAAGTTCCTTCGTACTACACTTTCAACCGACAAAGAGGAGAGTTCTGTCGTAGAAAGCAGGGCACACCCGTGGAAGGACATCCAGGAGTAAAGAAAGAGCATGTTATTGGGCGAGTTTTCACCATTCACCCCAATAACACAGAGTGTTTCCACCTTAGGATGCTATTGTACAATATCCGAGGCCCCACTTCATTCGCCAGCCTAAAGACAATTAATGGCGTGGTCCAGCCAACCTATCAGGCTGCCTGTCGAAGTCTAGGCCTGTTAGAGGATGATGAGCAATGGCATCAAACTCTGACAGAGGCAGCAGTCTCTGATAGCCCCAAAAAGCTGAGAGAACTGTTTGCCATCATTTTAATTTTCTGTAGTCCCTCAGACCCTCTTGAACTCTGGCACCAATTTAAAAGAAGTCTTTGTGAGGATGTGTTTAGGGACTGGCGAAGGAGGTCTATAGACACGTCTTCCCATGATGTTGAGGAACAGTGCTATGATAGGGGCTTAGCACTGTTAGAAGAGGCTGTCCAATCCAATGGAGGCCAGCCTCTCTCTCATTACTCCATGCCATCTCCTCAAAATTTAAGTATCGAACCAAACCTTCAATACTATAGAGAGGCCAACCACGACCCTGTAGAACTGGCAAGTGACCTGACCCGTGAAAACCAACTCACTGTCGACCagaaaacaatattcaattttgtttgTGATAGTGTAGATAATTCTCGCGGCAAAATAATTTTCCTGTATGCTCCAGGAGGTACCGGGAAATCATTTTTGATTCGTGTCCTCCTGGCTAAAGTTAGGAGTTCAGGAAAGATAGCGTTAGCTGTAGCATCCTCTGGGATTGCAGCTACTCTACTTCCTGGAGGTCGGACAGCCCACTCGACTTTTAAAATCCCTATAGACTTAGATAGGAGCGAGACCCCAATCTGTAATATCTCCAGAAACAGTGACCTGGCTAAGGTGATTCAAGACTGCCATCTAATTGTCTGGGACGAGTGTACCATGGCCAATAAGAAGGCAATCGAGGCTGTGGACCGCACTATTAGGGACATTAGATCTACGAATACTGTCATGGGAAGTATCACCACTTTGTTTTCTGGAGATTTCCGACAAATCTTGCCAGTCGTTTACCGAGGTACCCGCGCCGACGAAGTTAATGCATGTTTGAAACAGTCCACCCTTTGGCCTGCCATCGAAAAAGTAACTCTCACCACCAACATGAGAGTTCAACTTGGCGGCAGCGAGGAGAGTGCCAGCTTCTCTTCTCTCCTACTCAGAATAGGAGATGGCACTATCGGCAGCGATGACAATGTGACACTGTCACCTCTGTCAGCTCTGTAA